A single Hippocampus zosterae strain Florida chromosome 1, ASM2543408v3, whole genome shotgun sequence DNA region contains:
- the rpl26 gene encoding 60S ribosomal protein L26, with protein MKLNPFVTSSRRKNRKRHFNAPSHIRRKIMSSPLSKELRQKYNVRSMPIRKDDEVQVVRGHYKGQQIGKVVQVYRKKYVIYIERVQREKANGTTVHVGIHPSKVVITRLKLDKDRKKILERKAKSRADGKEKGKYKEETIEKMQE; from the exons ATGAAGCTGAACCCGTTTGTAACATCTTCCCGCCGCAAGAACCGCAAGAGGCACTTCAATGCTCCCTCACACATCAGGAGAAAGATAATGTCCTCCCCCTTGTCCAAGGAGCTCCGTCAGAAGTACAACGTCAGGTCCATGCCCATCCGCAAAGATGATGAAGTCCAG GTTGTCCGTGGACACTACAAAGGCCAACAGATTGGCAAAGTGGTCCAGGTGTACAGGAAGAAGTACGTCATCTACATTGAGCGTGTGCAGAGAGAAAAGGCCAACGGAACTACAGTCCACGTTGGCATTCATCCCAGCAAG GTGGTCATCACCAGGCTAAAGTTGGACAAGGACCGCAAAAAGATCCTGGAGCGCAAGGCCAAATCTCGCGCTGATGGAAAGGAGAAGGGCAAATACAAGGAGGAGACCATTGAGAAGATGCAGGAGTAA